AATCGTGTCCTCTGGGAGGCCTTCGCCGCCGTGGCGCTTCGTCAATTCGTAGCCAAGAATTGTTCCCACCGTCCGGTTGATGTTGTGGATGGGCAACTCAAGTTTGACAGGGGTTTTGCTCTCAAGGGCGTCCATGCACTTTGGAATAAGGGTGGTCCTGTCGATGGTGCTCTCAAGGCCGTGATCCTGTCCCTGGGAGTTGTAAATGCCCACTTCGGGTCCCATGTCAGGCTTGTGGAGAATCGGAGCGAAATCGAGCCCCTTTGATTTCCAGTGACCCACGGCCTCCCGGGTATTGAGGTGATCCACGCGCCCGATCATCTCGTTCATGGTCCTAAAACCAAGCTTGGCCATGTATTCGCGGACTTCCTCGGCGATGAAGCGGAAGAAGTTTTCGACGAATTCAGGCGAGCCCGAGAATTTCTTGCGAAGCTCGGGGTCCTGGGTGGCGATTCCAACGGGGCAGGTATTTAAGTGACATACCCGCATCATGATGCAGCCCATCACCACGAGGGGAGCAGTGGCGAAGCCGAATTCATCCGCTCCGAGCATGGCGCCGATGACAACGTCGCGTCCTGTTTTTAACTGCCCGTCCACCTGAACGACAATGCGGTCGCGCAGGCGATTCATCACAAGAACTTGCTGGGTCTCGGCGAGGCCAAGCTCCCAAGGCGTGCCAGCGTGTTTGATGCTAGTGACGGGCGAGGCGCCGGTTCCGCCGTCATGACCCGAGATGAGCACGACGTCCGAGTGTGCCTTGGCAACACCTGCGGCGACGGTAGCGACACCGATCTCGGAGACGAGTTTTACGTGAATCCTCGCCACCGGGTTGGAGTTTTTAAGGTCGTAGATCAGCTGGGCCAGGTCCTCGATAGAATAAATATCGTGATGTGGCGGCGGAGAAATCAGGCCCACGGCCGGGGTGGAGTTTCGCACCTTGGCAATCCAGGGGAAGACTTTGCTTCCGGGAAGCTGCCCGCCCTCTCCGGGCTTGGCACCCTGGGCCATTTTAATCTGAAGATCGTCCGCATTCACGAGGTATTCACTGGTGACGCCAAAGCGCCCTGATGCCACTTGCTTGATTGAACTCCGGCGCAGATCTCCGTTTTCATCGGGTACAAAACGGGCGGAGTCCTCGCCGCCCTCGCCGGTGTTTGATTTTCCGCCAAGCCGGTTCATCGCGATGGCGAGCGTTTCGTGGGCTTCCTGGCTGATGGATCCATAGGACATCGCACCCGTGCTAAAGCGCGTCATGATGGATTCAATTGACTCTACCTCGTCCAGTGGAATCGGCTCTTTCGCCCATTTGAAATCTATAAGCCCGCGCAGGGTGGCCAAGTGCTTGCTCTGGTTGTCCACCAGGCTGGTGTATTCCTTGAAAATATCGTACTGGCCCGAACGGGTGGCATGCTGGAGTTTGAACACCGTTTCGGGGTTGAACAGGTGGTACTCCCCGTCCCTGCGCCACTGAAGTAATCCGCCGCTTTCAAGCTCCTCGGTCACAGCCTTGCGTTCCGGGTAGGCCTTGCGGTGCCGGATGAGTACTTCCTCGGTTACGACATCGATTCCTATGCCGCCGATTCGAGAAGGCGTCCAGGTGAAGTACTTATCAACAAAATCCTTATTGAGACCGATGGCCTCGAATATCTGAGCGCCTCGGTAGGATTGGATGGTCGAGATGCCCATCTTCGAGATGACCTTGATGATGCCTTTGCTCAGGGCGGCTATGTAGTTCTTGACCGCCGTGTCGTAGTCAACTCCCTCAAGGTAGCCGTTGCGGCTCATGTCGTTGAGCGTTTCGAAGGCGAGGTATGGGTTGATGGCGCCCGCGCCGTAGCCCAGGAGAAGTGCCATATGGTGAACCTGTCGTGCTTCACCGGTTTCGATTAGCAAGTCGGCGAGTGTCCTCGTTCCCTCGCGGACGAGGTGGTGGTGCACCCCGGCGGTGGCGAAAAGGGCCGGGATAGGCGCGTATTCTCCTGAAATGCCTCGATCGGAGAGGACGATGAGGCTATATCCATTGGAGATGGCTTCGCTGACTTTTTTGCATAGCTCATCCATGGCCTTTTCAAGGCCTGCAACGCCGTCCGCCACCTTGTAAAGCATCGGGAGCGTTGTTGCCTTTAGACCGGGCTGATTCGAATGGACAAGTTTATAGAAATCCTCGTTGCTGAGGATGGGAGATTCAATCTTGATCTGATGACAGGACTCGGCCTCAGGCTTGAGCAAATTGCGCTCGGCCCCAATCGTGGTCGATAGCTGGGTGACTATTTCCTCTCGCATCGCATCCAGTGGCGGGTTCGTCACCTGGGCAAAGAGTTGTTTGAAATAGTCGTAGAGAAGCCTTGAGCGATTAGATAGGACCGCTAGCGAGGCGTCATTGCCCATCGAGCCAAGCGGGTCAAGCTTCGACATGGCCATGGGTCCAAGGAAGAAGCGCAGATCCTCCATCGTGTAGCCGAAGGCCTGCTGGCGGTTGAGAACGGTCTCATGATCCGGCTCGGGCAACTCGGGGGCCGCCGGAAGATCGTCCAGGTGGACTAAGTTATAGTCGAGCCACACCTTGTAGGGATGCTCAGTCGCATAGCGCTTCTTGATTTCCTCATCGTCGATGATGCGTCCTTCGTCGGTATCGACGAGGAAAATTCGACCCGGGTGGAGGCGCTCTTTGATCAATATGTTTTCGGGCTCAATGTCGAGGACGCCCACTTCTGAGGCCATCACGACAAAATTGTCCTTGGTGACGTAGTAACGGGCCGGGCGCAGGCCGTTTCGATCGAGGACGGCGCCGATGACTTTTCCGTCCGTGAAGGCGATGCAAGCGGGGCCATCCCAGGGCTCCATGAGGGTGCCGTGGTATTCGTAGAAAGCCTTTCTCTCCTCGCTCATCGACTCGTGCCCGCTCCAGGGCTCGGGAATCATCATCAGGACGGCATGGGGAAGCTCCCGCCCGCCCATGTGCAGGAATTCGAGGACGTTGTCGAAAGTGGCTGAGTCGCTTCCGCCTTCCTCGATGATGGGAACAATTTGCTTGAGGTCCGGGAAGTGTCTGGACTCGCAAACGGCCTCCCTGGCATGCATCCAATTGATATTCCCACGCAGGGTGTTGATCTCGCCGTTATGCGCAAGATAGCGGTAGGGGTGAGAGCGGGGCCATGATGGGAATGTGTTTGTCGAGAAACGCGAATGCACAAGAGCAAGGGCAGATACCATGTCCTTGTCCTTGAGATCGGGAAAGACAACCTCAACCTGCTCCGGGGTAAGCATCCCCTTATAAATTATAGTGCGCGCGGACAAGCTTGTGACGTGGAAATCCTCACGGTCCCTGATGTTCGATTGGCGAACCTTGTTTTCCACCTGTTTGCGAATGATGTAGAGCTTGCGCTCGATGTCCATCGGATTCTCATCACCCTCAAAACCCCCGATGAAGACCTGTCTGAATAGGGGGGCAGATGCCATTGCGGTAGGGCCAACTGTGCTGGTTTCGGTGGGGACATGACGCCAGCCGAGGATCTCGCATCCCTCCTTGCGGGCGACAGACTCGAAAATCTGCTCGCACTCGTTTGCCTGGGCATTGTGATTCGGGAGAAATACGAGACCCGCACCAAACCTGCCCTCACTGGGTAGACTAATGCCCTCTTGGTCGCAAACTTTGCGTAGGAAGTAATCGGGCATCTGGAGCAGGATTCCGGCACCATCGCCTGTGTTCACCTCGGAGCCGCTGGCGCCTCGATGCGAAATGTTTTTGAGGACGGTGAGCGCCTGCTCAATTATCTTTGCAGATTTTTGGCCATTAATATCAACCACAAAGCCCACACCGCAGGCCTCATGTTCAAATGCAGGGTCATAGAGGCCAGGACCCAATTTGGATGTGTTGTAAGTCATTGATATACCTAATTTATGTGAACAGAAAAATAATCCCTCTCCCAAGCTGAGAAAGGGACACTCCCCTACGAGAACAGCGTACCCTACACGAGATCGCGCCGAATGCCAAAGTGCAAAGTCTTATGCTTTGCATTAGCAAAGCTAATAGTATATGGGTGTTTAATTATGAATATCGATACTTTGAGGCTCTTCTGCCTCGTGGTTCAGACAAATAGTTTTTCCCGTGGTGCCCGGGAAGGTGGTGTTTCTCAGTCGGCGGCGAGCCAAAGCGTTCGTCTCCTTGAGGAGGAATTGGGCGCGGTGCTCTTGGATAGGAGTAAACGCCCATTCACGGTGACATCACAGGGAGAGAAATTCTACAAAGCGAGCCGCGACCTCCTAGAGGGGTTTGATAGGGTTTTGAGCGAGGTTGCCCGAGAAAAGAGCCGCGTCGCGGGAACGGTTCGTGTTGCCGCTATTTACTCTGTTGGCCTCCATGACATGGGTGTTTTCATGCAGCGCTTCCGCCATGAGTTTCCCGAGGCAAGGGTGAGACTTGAATGTTTGCACCCGCGTGAGGTTATCCGTTCAATCGAAGAGGATCTGGCCGATGTTGGTCTCGTCTCTTATCCGCCAGCGATGAGGGGGGTGAACGTTATTCCTCTTTGGCAAGAGCCCATGCGCCTGGTCTGCGCGCCCGAGCATCCCCTTGCCGTTAAGAAAAGCATTCGCTGCACCGATCTTAATGGCGTTCCCTTCGTGGCGTTTGATCCCGATCTCGCCATTAGAAAAGCCATAGATCGGGTACTGCGCCAGGAACACGCAAGAGTTGATGTGGTCATGGAATTAGACAACATCGAGAGCATCAAGGAGGGGGTATTGCTCGGTGCGGGGGTGAGTATTCTTCCCGAGCCTGTTTTTCAAAAAGAGATTGCCATGCGGAGCCTCAAGGCGATTCCCCTCGATCGAGAAGACCTGACCCGGCCTATTGGCTTAATTCATCGCCGGCGCAAGCACATACCCCCGGCGGTGAGCAGTTTTATAGAGTTGCTCGCCGAGCGTTGATGATGTTCCGCATCGTTGCTGCGCTACCCTTTTTTCAGGCGACCCAATACCTCGTCAGCATCATTTGCCCTGTTGTAGTCCTGATCCAGATTTCCGTTTCCGCATGGGCTTTTTACAGCGAAAAACACTGCAGGGCCGCCCACGGCGACAACGCCATGACGCGTATTCCGCGGTATGTGGATCATGTCGCCTTTCGCGATAATTCGCTGCTCCTCGCCGAGAATCATGTTGAGTTCTCCCTCGAGCATCAGCATGTATTGCTCTTCATTGGGATGAAAATGCGGGGTAGGGCCCTCACCATCTTGGTAGGTCACAACTCCTGCTTTCATTAACTCTCCCGCAACCGTTTTCGCGGTGGCGGGCCCGGAACTCGATTTTACCGTTTCCATCTCGGATATTTTGTAAAATGGCATGACATATCTCCTTTACTTATAAGTGGCGTGGTCCCCGAGCAGGCGTCAACAAGGCTGCTCAGGTAGCTATTGGGGAACGATTAAAGAGTAGCAAATTTTAGGGGGTGGGGCATCTAGGCGGCAAAATGCTAGGGTTCCGCCGGGTCGTCGGCCGACAGGAATAACTCTCCTCCCGGACTTAGCGAGATGAATTCTAACCACTCATCGCGGGCGAACAAATAGCCCATCGTTTTGCCGCTTAAATTTTTCACCTCGAAGAAACTGAATCGATAGGACTCCGGTTCATTTTCTATTATCTCTAGAAGCGTATCTGGCTTGGTGGGGTCGATGGTCAGATTGTTGCCTTTGAGATGCAAGGTATGCCCTTCGTAATTCACGACAACCGCCGCAAGATCACTAAGGCTCCCGAATATAGGCGAGTGTGCCTTTATCTTTGTTATCCGAGCATTGCGATTTAGATAAGAATTGACCTCAAGGGAATGAAAAAGACCGGTGGGAAAATTGCCGGTGAATCCCGCCATCGTCGACGCAAATGCAACGGTGATGATGATGCGGCAATAGCCAGAGAGCCTGCTTTTTAGCCTTAATGAGAAATTATTTTTTCTTTTCATCGTCGTCTGTAGCCTGGTTTCTTGTTCCATAATTAATGAGGGGCTTGGGTTAAGTCAGGTTTGTTTTTTGTTTTCCCGGTGGTGAGCGCAACACTGGGCTCAGGCTTTACGCACCGAAATCCCTTGACTTCATTTGACCATGAAGTGTGATAGGCGTGCGTGCACTCACACGTTGTAGTGCCCGGGCCGCATAGTAGCTTGAAATCGGCTCCCTCGTCCTGGTTCGCGTTGGTTGATGTCCACTCCCAGATCCACCAAGGAAATTCAATGGCTTTGGATTCACAGGCCACCAGCCATTCTCCGGCAGAGGGCAGTCGTTTGCCCATCGAGGCGCAAAAGGCTTTTGCCTCGTGCCAATTGAGATTAACGGCT
Above is a window of Nitrospinaceae bacterium DNA encoding:
- the gltB gene encoding glutamate synthase large subunit; translation: MTYNTSKLGPGLYDPAFEHEACGVGFVVDINGQKSAKIIEQALTVLKNISHRGASGSEVNTGDGAGILLQMPDYFLRKVCDQEGISLPSEGRFGAGLVFLPNHNAQANECEQIFESVARKEGCEILGWRHVPTETSTVGPTAMASAPLFRQVFIGGFEGDENPMDIERKLYIIRKQVENKVRQSNIRDREDFHVTSLSARTIIYKGMLTPEQVEVVFPDLKDKDMVSALALVHSRFSTNTFPSWPRSHPYRYLAHNGEINTLRGNINWMHAREAVCESRHFPDLKQIVPIIEEGGSDSATFDNVLEFLHMGGRELPHAVLMMIPEPWSGHESMSEERKAFYEYHGTLMEPWDGPACIAFTDGKVIGAVLDRNGLRPARYYVTKDNFVVMASEVGVLDIEPENILIKERLHPGRIFLVDTDEGRIIDDEEIKKRYATEHPYKVWLDYNLVHLDDLPAAPELPEPDHETVLNRQQAFGYTMEDLRFFLGPMAMSKLDPLGSMGNDASLAVLSNRSRLLYDYFKQLFAQVTNPPLDAMREEIVTQLSTTIGAERNLLKPEAESCHQIKIESPILSNEDFYKLVHSNQPGLKATTLPMLYKVADGVAGLEKAMDELCKKVSEAISNGYSLIVLSDRGISGEYAPIPALFATAGVHHHLVREGTRTLADLLIETGEARQVHHMALLLGYGAGAINPYLAFETLNDMSRNGYLEGVDYDTAVKNYIAALSKGIIKVISKMGISTIQSYRGAQIFEAIGLNKDFVDKYFTWTPSRIGGIGIDVVTEEVLIRHRKAYPERKAVTEELESGGLLQWRRDGEYHLFNPETVFKLQHATRSGQYDIFKEYTSLVDNQSKHLATLRGLIDFKWAKEPIPLDEVESIESIMTRFSTGAMSYGSISQEAHETLAIAMNRLGGKSNTGEGGEDSARFVPDENGDLRRSSIKQVASGRFGVTSEYLVNADDLQIKMAQGAKPGEGGQLPGSKVFPWIAKVRNSTPAVGLISPPPHHDIYSIEDLAQLIYDLKNSNPVARIHVKLVSEIGVATVAAGVAKAHSDVVLISGHDGGTGASPVTSIKHAGTPWELGLAETQQVLVMNRLRDRIVVQVDGQLKTGRDVVIGAMLGADEFGFATAPLVVMGCIMMRVCHLNTCPVGIATQDPELRKKFSGSPEFVENFFRFIAEEVREYMAKLGFRTMNEMIGRVDHLNTREAVGHWKSKGLDFAPILHKPDMGPEVGIYNSQGQDHGLESTIDRTTLIPKCMDALESKTPVKLELPIHNINRTVGTILGYELTKRHGGEGLPEDTIQIHFKGSAGQSFSAFVPKGISLTLEGDANDYCGKGLSGGKLIVFPPKESSFVAEENILIGNVALYGATGGEAFFRGIAGERFCVRNSGAHAVVESVGDHGCEYMTGGRTVILGKTGRNFAAGMSGGVAYVLDEGNDFQERCNMEMVELEAVETPEDIEELKTLIQKHVDYTESTVGARILAEWDDYLSRFVKVMPRDYKRAITAIETAKKNGIPWEKAVMEA
- a CDS encoding LysR family transcriptional regulator, translating into MNIDTLRLFCLVVQTNSFSRGAREGGVSQSAASQSVRLLEEELGAVLLDRSKRPFTVTSQGEKFYKASRDLLEGFDRVLSEVAREKSRVAGTVRVAAIYSVGLHDMGVFMQRFRHEFPEARVRLECLHPREVIRSIEEDLADVGLVSYPPAMRGVNVIPLWQEPMRLVCAPEHPLAVKKSIRCTDLNGVPFVAFDPDLAIRKAIDRVLRQEHARVDVVMELDNIESIKEGVLLGAGVSILPEPVFQKEIAMRSLKAIPLDREDLTRPIGLIHRRRKHIPPAVSSFIELLAER
- a CDS encoding cupin domain-containing protein is translated as MPFYKISEMETVKSSSGPATAKTVAGELMKAGVVTYQDGEGPTPHFHPNEEQYMLMLEGELNMILGEEQRIIAKGDMIHIPRNTRHGVVAVGGPAVFFAVKSPCGNGNLDQDYNRANDADEVLGRLKKG
- a CDS encoding SUMF1/EgtB/PvdO family nonheme iron enzyme, whose translation is MNFFLGSLFSTLFLLSITGSAQAAAPRLDPIPVSATEFKRFTRSTPTPKSGENATLPNGPAVNLNWHEAKAFCASMGKRLPSAGEWLVACESKAIEFPWWIWEWTSTNANQDEGADFKLLCGPGTTTCECTHAYHTSWSNEVKGFRCVKPEPSVALTTGKTKNKPDLTQAPH